From a single Okeanomitos corallinicola TIOX110 genomic region:
- a CDS encoding alpha/beta hydrolase produces the protein MFPSFLPAAVGGLTEPTSIALAQSIQSQGIATPLSPEPISTTYVHEGSGGIPILLVHGFDSSVLEFRRLIPLLAEKNQVWAVDLLGFGFTDRQPDVAYNPLAIKTHLYYFWKTLINQPVILVGASMGGAAVIDFTLTYPEVVQKLILIDSAGLKGGSALSKLMLPQLYNLAAEFLRNSKVRERICRSAYYDKSLVSPDGLLCAELHLKMPDWDKSLIAFTKSGGYSAYQLKQLANIQQPTLILWGDHDKILGTKDAPKFHKAIPQSQLIWIKDCGHIPHVEKAEITAQYINSVLS, from the coding sequence TATCCAAAGTCAAGGAATTGCTACACCTTTGAGTCCTGAACCAATTTCCACTACTTACGTACATGAAGGTAGTGGAGGTATTCCGATTTTATTAGTGCATGGTTTTGATAGTTCGGTGTTGGAGTTTCGCCGACTTATACCTTTGTTAGCAGAAAAAAATCAGGTTTGGGCAGTGGATTTGCTGGGCTTTGGTTTTACAGATAGACAGCCAGATGTAGCTTATAATCCTTTGGCCATTAAAACCCATTTATACTATTTTTGGAAAACCCTAATTAACCAACCAGTAATTTTGGTAGGTGCTTCTATGGGTGGTGCGGCAGTAATTGATTTTACTCTTACATACCCGGAAGTAGTGCAAAAACTTATTTTAATTGATAGTGCAGGGTTAAAAGGTGGTTCGGCGTTAAGTAAATTGATGTTGCCCCAATTATATAATTTAGCAGCAGAATTTTTACGTAATTCCAAGGTAAGGGAGCGTATTTGTCGTTCTGCGTATTATGACAAATCTTTGGTTTCCCCAGATGGGTTACTTTGTGCAGAGTTACATCTAAAAATGCCTGACTGGGATAAATCTTTAATTGCTTTTACTAAAAGCGGTGGTTACTCAGCTTATCAATTAAAACAATTAGCAAATATTCAACAACCTACCCTAATTTTGTGGGGTGATCATGACAAAATTCTCGGAACTAAGGATGCGCCAAAATTTCACAAAGCAATCCCCCAAAGTCAACTAATTTGGATTAAAGATTGTGGACATATTCCCCATGTGGAAAAAGCGGAAATTACAGCACAATACATTAACTCAGTGCTGAGTTAA
- a CDS encoding Gfo/Idh/MocA family oxidoreductase, whose amino-acid sequence MRIAIIGCGYVADQYLNNIKSHPEFIVQGAFDQNPHRRDEFCQYFSLQAYPTLEAVMADSSVEMILNLTNPRSHFSVSAAAINANKHVYTEKPLGMDMKEARLLIDMAREKNVRLGCAPCSVLSDTAQTLWKAIREGAIGKVRLVYANFDDGMIAPKMKPWSWQTKSGAYWPAKDEFEIGCTYEHAGYFLTWLAAFFGPAQRVTAFSSCQIPDKGIPVDQMAPDFSVGCLEYNDGVVARVTAGLVAPKDKSLTVIGDDGVLFVPYLRNDQESVLIHRDTDYENLQLVERLQIKIQAKLEYAAKRLKIPTGNLGYYQRYPMLKGKSFQPAGSLKFVDFFRGPQDMLDAIKNNQPHRLSGELGLHIVELIECLQYPQKFNYHKEIETTFPAIEPLI is encoded by the coding sequence ATGAGAATTGCCATTATTGGATGTGGTTATGTTGCTGATCAGTATCTAAACAACATCAAATCCCATCCCGAATTTATTGTTCAGGGAGCTTTTGATCAGAATCCCCATCGAAGAGATGAGTTTTGTCAGTATTTCTCTCTCCAGGCTTATCCAACATTAGAAGCGGTGATGGCGGACTCATCAGTGGAAATGATCCTGAACCTGACCAATCCTAGAAGTCATTTCTCTGTGTCTGCTGCTGCTATTAACGCCAATAAACACGTTTATACTGAGAAACCGCTGGGAATGGATATGAAGGAAGCACGTCTTCTCATAGATATGGCCAGAGAAAAAAATGTCAGACTGGGTTGCGCTCCCTGTAGTGTATTAAGTGACACAGCCCAAACCCTTTGGAAAGCTATCAGAGAGGGGGCTATTGGCAAAGTGCGATTAGTTTATGCCAACTTCGACGATGGCATGATTGCTCCCAAGATGAAACCTTGGTCATGGCAAACTAAATCCGGGGCTTATTGGCCTGCCAAGGATGAATTTGAAATAGGTTGTACCTATGAACACGCAGGTTACTTTCTCACCTGGTTGGCTGCCTTTTTTGGACCAGCACAAAGAGTAACAGCATTTTCTTCTTGCCAAATACCAGATAAGGGAATTCCAGTTGATCAGATGGCACCAGATTTTTCCGTTGGCTGTCTTGAGTATAATGACGGTGTTGTTGCCAGAGTGACGGCGGGATTAGTTGCTCCTAAGGATAAATCTCTCACGGTGATTGGGGATGATGGAGTTCTCTTTGTTCCTTATTTACGTAATGATCAAGAATCTGTGTTAATTCACAGAGATACCGATTATGAAAATCTTCAACTTGTCGAGCGGCTACAAATTAAGATCCAGGCAAAGCTGGAGTATGCAGCCAAACGCTTGAAAATACCAACTGGTAACTTGGGTTATTATCAACGGTATCCAATGCTTAAAGGTAAATCATTTCAGCCTGCTGGGTCGCTCAAGTTTGTTGATTTCTTCCGAGGTCCACAGGATATGTTGGATGCAATCAAGAATAATCAACCCCATCGTCTATCTGGCGAGTTAGGACTTCATATTGTTGAATTGATTGAATGTCTCCAATATCCGCAAAAATTTAACTATCACAAAGAAATTGAAACCACTTTTCCCGCTATTGAGCCTTTGATATAA